Below is a genomic region from Leptolyngbya boryana PCC 6306.
TGGTGAAAAGCTGGTCAAAGACCATCCTAATCGCGTAGCGGGATGGGACTTAGTTTTTGCAGCACCCAAATCAGTATCGCTATTTTGGGCGATCGCTCCGGAGGATGTTCAGAACCAAATTGAAGCCTTACACACCCAAGCGATGACAAAGGCAATCACTTGGCTAGAGTCGCAAACCTTTAGCCGTCGCGGCGCAGACGGATCAGATCGACAACCGATTAAGCTTGCGATCGCTGCCTTTGGGCATAGTACGAATCAAGATGGACAACCCCACTTACATCACCACTGTCTCGTGCCGAATATTGGACTTGGGTATGGTTTTACAGGTGCGATCGATAGCACCACACTTTATCGTTATCAGAAAGCGGCTGGCGCATTGTATCGAGCTGAATATGCGGCAAAACTAGAATCCGAGCTTGGACTGGCAATTCGACGCACGGAGCAATCATTTGAAATTGAGCCATTCTCTCGTGCCAAGGGAATCCATCGATCGTTGATGGATACGCTGTCCTCTCGCCGTGTTGCGATCGAGCAGCAGCAGCCCAAAGATCCATCTGGAGCGGCGCATATTGCTAAGGTAACGCGATCGACGAATAAAGATCTGCGATCGCGGCAAGAGGTGTGCGAGCAAACGCGATTGCTAGCATCACGCTATGGTGTAACTCAGAAACACATTGAGCGCTTGATTCAGTCCGGTAGAGAAAGCGGCTGGTTGCGATCGCGGTGGAATGAATGGAAATGTCTCCGGGAAGCAAGAACTGATGTGGTACGATTCCAGAGCCATTTTTCTAAACGCGATCTTGTCTGTTCGTTAGCTCAGGCAGCACAAGGTAAAGGAATTAATGCCGCTCGAATCCTCGAACTTGCTGAGACAGTTCTTGCCAGTCGTTATGTGCGATCTCTAGGGGAGCATCGAGGAGAGCAACGCTTCACCACGCATCGAATGTATAAACAAGAACAATCGTTGATGCGATCAATTGAAAAAATTCAGAGTCGTTCTCCGATACTGGTGCGATCGCGAATCATAGCTGACTCGATTCAACACTACGGATTATCCGAAGAGCAGGGGCAGTGTCTCAAGCATTTATGCCAGTCTCCGTCTGGACTCAAAGTACTAACTGGGCTATCTGGCTCTGGAAAAACGCAGGTAGTTGCTTCCCTCTCTGATGCGCTGATTCGGGCGGGCTATCGAGTTGTCACTGTATCGAATTTCCCACAATCCCTGAGCGATCGAATTCAGCAGACGCGATCATTGCTGTCGTCCCTATTGAAAGAAAAGCCCCAACATTTCACCGTTGGACAATTGCTGTGGCGATTGGAGCAAGGGCAGATCTCTCTATCTCGCTCGTCGGTTGTTGTAATCGATGATGCTCATCGGCTTAGTTTGCCTCAAATGAGTAGCCTTATGGCTGCGGTAGAGCGTTCTAAAGCAAAACTAGTCCTATCGGGCGATCGGCAAGTATCTCAGTTTAGTAGTGCGTTTCAAGCAATCACTCGATCGCATCCTTCAATTGAACTGAAAGAACTTCATCGGCAGGTGCAGGAACGTGATCGTGCTTTCATTCGAGAGATTGCTGATGGCAAAACGATGAAAGCACTCAAGAATTTATTAGAAAGGAATCAATTGACGCTCCATTCAAGCCGCCGAGAAGCAATTCACACGATCGTGGAACAATGGGCACAAAATGCCCCACAGGATTTCAGAAACCATCAAATAATTGTTGATTCTCGCTTGCTCGCGCATGAAGTGAATCAAACAGCACAGGCTACTTTAAAGCGGCATGGATTGTTACAAGGAACACCGTTAAGCGTGGGATCAATATTGCTTCATGTTGGCGATCGGATTCAGTTTCAGCAACATCATCGGCTAGATGGAATTTGTAAGGGAGATACTGCAACAGTTTTGAAGCTCAGTAAGTTGATGCGAACGGCAATAGTACAGCTTGATAATGGCGCTCGCCGAGTAATATCGTTACAACCTACTCAAAACGTCAAGTTAGGATATGCCGTGCAATCGACTCAGTTGGGGACAAGAGTGCCTGCTCAGGCCTATGTGTTGACAGAGGGCGTATGTAGAGAACATACACTCGCGCAGATATCACAATTTAGTGCGAGAATGCATTTGCACAGTTGGCAGACAGGTAGCCCCATCTTGCGGGAATTCGCTCGATCAATGCAGGTTGAGCGAGATTATCAGCTTGCGGTTGAGATTGAGCAGACGCGAACTCAGTAATTAGCAAGAGATAAATGAAGTCTTTAGATGTGCTTTTCGATAGAAACTCGCTTTAATGATGGCAGTTGAAGCTTGAGCGCTTCAACTGCTTCAATAGGATGTTGCCAACTAAATCTTCCATCATCAATCCAGGTTACTGGAGTTGTGATTGATTGATTCTCAAGCACAAGATCTGAAAGAGCTGCTCCTCGATAAAGGTGCTGAAGTTTTTGCCATCCCAGTTGATCCATTACGGATAAGATTCTAGGTTCAATCGAATCTTGAATGGTTTCTCGAAACTCCAGATACGCCTCTCTACTGATAAGTAAATCTGCAATCTCACCGTACTTCTTCTTAACAGGCTCTCTCAACACTCCAAAACGAGGTACCTGGTAGAGCAGAATCTCCTGGATAAGTTCTGAACATTTATGATTTGCGTACAACGAGATCATGCATCCCAGTGAATTTCCCACAAGCCTTACGGTTTTTTTATGATGTAACAGTGAGTCTGCAAGCTGATCACCGTACCATTGCCATGTTAACAGAGGCAATTCTTCAACAAGATTGTTGTTATATCCTGGTAGATAGACAGTCATTGTGATGAATGACTTTAACTGTTCTGGTGGAGTAGGAGTTCCCAGAAAATCGTGAACATATAGGCTATCTCCATGCACTATGTGTGAGTGCGTGCTGTCGTTTAGCCTTCTAATCTCGATAGTCATAGCTTGTAGATCCTACATGCTTAACGCTACCTCATTATGTCCGACAATTTCGCACTCTCTACTAAATCCGTAATACATTATTAAGAACAAGGTGAAAGAGTTGTGTCAATTTCGAGTTGACCGCCTCTTAGAATATAGCTATTAAAGCTGGTAAGACAGTTTAGCTAGTACATTCGAATGAAGCCGTTCTTTCGCTGTCCCAAGAATGGCTTCATTTCCTCAAGGTTTTCTCCAAGGATGTCCGAATGGTTTTAATTGTTGAACTTCTTATTTTGCTTCGTGTATAAAATCTATATGAACCAAGATAAGAAGTTCAACACGAAGGTTTTACAAGCCAAGTAGCTTTCTTAAAGCCCAAATCCTTGTTAAGGAGCAGCATTATATACTATCTTGTTGTAATATGCAAGAATTTGCTGGGGCAACGCAGAGCTGAATTCTGCCCGACCCTATTCCCCTTGCCTAAAAGAATTCGTCTACAATCTGAAGTCATATGAATGTATTAGCTGTGCGAGGTACACTCAATGACTTGTCAACCTTTACCGTTAGCGTCTTCTCCTTCAACACCGAGAGAGATTGAAGAACTGCTGCCTATCCTGAGAGAGATCGCTGAGCCAATCGATGAACTTACAAAGGCATCGAGATTGAAGATTAATCTTGAAGGTCAGCAGCACGTTTCGAGCATTCTTGAAACACGAGGCTATCCTAGACGATCGTTAGAGATTTCTCGTCTTGCATCATTGCTTTATCTATATAGTCGCAATGATATGGAGGGAATTCAGAAGTATAACACTGGCTACGTCTGGCTCTCTTTTCCAAAAGGCTTTTCGCCTGATACTTTCAGCCGCTGGAGCAAGGGGGAATCAACAGATCGGGAAGCACACATTTGTTTCTGTGCAGTCGTTCAATACCTTGATTCTGTAAAGTGCAAATTTGATCCTGTGAGAGCAACAAAAGTGCCTATCGAGCATGTTGACGATCACTGTTTAAATAGAACTAGTCAAGATCACGCGCGACTTGAAACAAACATGATTTGTCGCTTGATGACTGCTTCGCATACTGATGAAGGGTTGCAGCAGATGTCTATCCTTTACGGTCATCAGTGTGCTGAATACAACCGCAACCTTCACCTTAAGAACAACGCTCTGGATGATTTCTTTAAAGCACCTCCAACCATAGTCAGACAGGAGACGTTCGTGGAGAGCGTTAGTTCAAAGCTGGCTCATGGATTGATTGAGATCAGCTTCTATGTGGACGTTCATGATGAACAGACAAAGGAAAAGCATCGTTTGCAGTGGGGTAAAGCAGCCTTTAGTAAAGCTTCTGGAAATGCTGAGTTACTTCTCGATAGTCGTCCTGCAATGTGGGTCGGGCGAATTGCGAAGATTAACAATCAGCCTGTTGCTCATCTCAAAGGGGAGACTTTTTCTGGTGAGCGCCTTTCCTTTACTGAGTACGCCATCAATAAATTGGAAGAGATTTCTTTGGAAGAAGGCTGCTTTTCTCCTTTAAACATGGGTGGTTTCTTGAAAGATAGTAATTGGACTAAATTCCGACACTGTTGGAAGAAATCTGTCGAAGAGTACCCTGATTGGAGCGATGAGCAGCGTACGTTTGCTGCTTTTTACGAAACTTCATTTGGTAGAGCACGGAAAAAACTTGGATTTTCTGAGATTGAAATTCTGATTCTGAGCCGTGATAGCTGGGACTTACCTGATCAAATTTATGTACGTCGGTGCTACCGCAGCGATCAGACTAGCTAACGGCGATTTTTGGTATTCGATGAGCTTTTCAATCATTTCAAAACTGTAGTCCGTTTGGTGAAAACTCAGGTGTCTGCGATGGATGAAGGGATCAATCCAGAACGAGTTGGGTTGTATTCTTAGCTGCATATTCGTTGTTAGTATTTTCATCTTACCGCATCTAATTCAGCCACGAAAACTCTACTTGACGAAGGACTTTGTGAGATTCAAGCGACGACGCAGCTCTCATCTAGTAGGGCGATCTCTCAATTAGGCAGTCGATCTGCTGTGATCGTATTAGAAAATGTTGAGTCCGCACTCAAGTATCGGACGACGGCTTGCTTGGGTTCGCTATTGATTCCAATGGGTCGATGTGTTTTAGCAAAGCAGATCAGGTTTGATCCCCGTGCTATTACTACCGTCACAATACAGTTCACTGCCCAAGCTGCTGGGAATGCATCGTTCATATCTAATGAGAAAGTAATCGTTGCAAATTTCTTGAAGGCAATTCGGACAAATCTTTTGGAGGATGTTGAGAAACGCCCTCGCAATCATTCAGCTCAACGTTCAGAGTGAACTGAGCTTGCGATCTCGCTCTAGGGGTTCCTACTTGAAAATCCGGCACAGTTTAGCTCTCTCATAAAACAACCTGTGCCTAATTCAAACCGCTTCACAGATCTACATTAATTTCTTAAAGGGGGTTTTGATGCGCTTAGTAGCCACTGAATTTCAATCTGATCTATCGACACTTCTGCCTAACCTTGGGGTAGTTAGTATTCGTCTGAATGCTGTGCTTTCGCAGCCTATCAAAACATCTGACTGCGCGTTGCAACCGAATTTGGTTATGTCATTTGATAGTACAATTAGCTCTCAAGCTGGATTGTACTTCAAGGAACCAATGCAGTATGTAGTAGAACCTGCTTTCATTATCACAAGTGGGTTCAATAGCTACGCCTTCACTCTTGAGAAACGGCTACCGATCAGAACTAAAGAAAACGCATTTACTGATGCAAATCAGGTTTCGATCGTAACTTTCCTATCTGTAATCGAAGTCGAAGTACGACGAGCAATTTACACTTGCCTTTCCGTTGATAAACGTTGCTCGTGAAGCTTTTACTAGGATTGCATCAATTTCGAGAGCAGATTTGATCCCGACTAGATTGCTGCTTCTGCTCCCATAGCTGCTCAATCTGTGCCTCTTATCAATTCAAATGGAGATGTTCAAAATATGGTTGTAGCTGCGTATCCTGACGAATCCAAGCCTGATCGCTCACATGATATAGCAAATCATGATGTCAGCAATGTTCATCGAATTGCAGCATCGAACGATAAAATTCGAGAAACACTTCAGGCGTATGAAGTTTCCAAATGCTTTGGACGAAACTCAGATACTCTGCGGCAGCGATGCTTTCAGCTTTGTGGCGATCTTCACGATGCAAGAAGACGTGGAGTGAGTTGGAAAACAATTGCGGATCTTCTTGATCAACAAGGGTTAAGCATTCAGCACGAAACACTTCGTCGGTACATATCTGATGCCAAGCGAGTAGCTAAAAAATTTATTAAAGATCACGCTCAAGAGCTAAACGATCGCCTGGCTGAAGGCGAAACGATTGGATCGATCGTTGAAATTATCCGAGTGGAAACGGGGATTGGGATCACAGAAGCCATGCTACATAATTGGTTGCCATCTCCATCAAGATTGGCAAAGATGCTCCCCCTTTCCAGCGTGAGTACCCTTTCATTTTCGGATCGCATTGCAGAAGGAAACGCGCTCAACAACGCTGCGGGGCACTTTCCCGATTAGTACACGAATGGGCTGGTGTGAATCTGCCAGCCTATTTCAAATTCCCAATTATTTATGAAGGAGCCTGCTTTATGCCTACGAAAATGCCTTCTGAAACCAAGAAGCGAATCATACAACAGGCTATTGCCTATGTTCACCTATTTCTAAGCGAGAAAGGCGGTGAAGGGAAATCCACCCTGGCGCACTTACTCATAGAATACTTAATCTTCCTTCTAAAGACTCTAGTCATAATTGTAGAAGGCGATCGCTCCCAACCGGATATCAAGCGATTATTTCAGAATTTGGTTGGACATCCTGATTATTCAACTCTAGTAGAGATCACTCACGGTTTTTACAGCGAAGATATTCGACTTCGTGGAATGGGTGATCAAATTTGGGAGAGTGCGTTAAAAACTCCAAACTCTCATGTTATTTGGAACACTCCAGCCAATGTCTCTACCGCTTTATTTCAGGCACTTCATGAAGATGGATTGATTGAATTTGCTGCCGACAATCGAATTGGCATCATCAACTGGTGCGTAACCTCCGGTAACTCTGATGCAATCCGGCACTTTCTGCGTTGTCTAAAAGAGTTCCCAACAATGACACATATTTTGGTCAAGAACTATGGACTCAACGATGACTTTACTGATTTAGAGCGCAACGATGAGCTACAAGCTGCGATCAAAGCCCATCGTGTCCCAGTCATCGAACTACCTGCAATCCCTTATGAGGAACTCAAAATTATTAAGGCTCATAACCTGACCTTTACTCAAGGAATCAAAGTCATTCGCCAAACTAAGGGGGCGATCTCATCTCATCGTTTGCAACGATTTTTCAACCAAGCTTGTGCCCAAATTGAAGCTTCAGGAGTATTTCATGCCCCTCAATCATGAGCAAGAACAGCAGCAATTCATTGCGGATATCAATGCTTCACTTCCTCCAGAGATTCGCACTGATTTGGAGAAGTTACGCCGTCTCTATGATTTGAATCCAGGAGATTCTGTCTGGGCAATTGCTGCGATCGCGATGAAGCAAACTGCCTCTCACGCAGATATCTATGACCATATTCAACAAACTCGTTCAGATATTGAGGCAATCAAGGTGCGGATCGACCTTACCCTTAGCGGTCTGTCAACGAAAGCGGATGAGTTTGTCATTCGTAGCCATGAGGTCATAGAAGCGCTCCACACCTCCGATAACCTGAATCGACAACTCACTTACCTTGATCGCCATCGTGAACTAACTCATCGCCCATCTGCTGCTAAAAGCCTCGCCACAAAAGTTCCCGTGCAATTTCTTCCGATTGTTCTCGCTGCGATCGCGATCGCGTTTGTGCTGGGATTGTTGTTTGCCTGCTTACTTTTTTCGCTAGCTCGATAGGTGATGCACACCTTACTCTTATCAACTCTATGTTGCTCCCACATTCGTCCTTTTTCTGGCTGTTTCCTATCGCAATTCTTCACCTGGCGGTTTTATGGATGATCCCTCTAATGATCATCCAACTGGCCTTCCAAATTTTCTCTACAAAAACAACGCTCGGATTTGGTGATATCTATTCCTTATTCGCATCATTCGGTTATACCCAATGTTTTGTCCAAGAAGTTCGTTGCCTGAACTCACCGCTTTCAATCGCGGTACGGGCTTTCATCCGCTATGCCTTTTTGTTTTGGCGCAATGTGATCTTTTGCTGGCTCTCCCCATTAGCTGCAAAGATCATTTTCCAAGCCATCATTCGTGCCCTTGGAGGTTCATTTCCAATATTGGTTTTGGCTGAGGAATGGCTAGTTAACATCGCCATGTTTGCGGTGGTGATCTTCGGACTCGCAAATTTATTTAACTCGCCTGGGATTCAACTTAGCAATCGAATTGTTGCTTTGTACTTTTAACGATCCGCTTTCAGCTTTCAGCTCTATTGGTGCTGTTGTTTGCTTAGTTCACTTCATTAGTTCACATACTATGAACTTTCTTCGCTCGGCTTCTAATGCGATCGCGATTCTTGCGATTCTGATTTCTAGTTTTGTTGTCTCCTACTTAATTGTGCTTTTTCTCAGCGGAAATTATGCTCTTGCCCAACTTGTTGGATTTATGGCTGCTCTGGTTCTCACTTGGTGGGGGCTTGCTGCGATCGATGCTTTGAAGCGTAAGACTCGACTCGCACTGAAGCCACTGTTGAGTGTGATTCTCATTGCAATGCTTGCCTCAATTATTATTGTCGTCGCCGTTCAGTTCTTTGCGGCTTCTCTTCTTTTCGTAGCAGTCGTCGCAGGCTGGGTCGCCTTAGCAATGATTGCCAAATCGTTTGAAACTCACGCAACGACTGCAAATAGACGTGCCGAATCTCCCAATTCATCCGTTACAGGAATTGTGCAGACAGCGATCCGATCCTCCCCCATTCCTAATCTACTGGAGTTCGGCTGGGGAAATGTTCTAGTGCCATTTCTCGAACAACCGCATCACTTCCTCTTTTTAGGAACGACGGGATCAGGGAAGTCTGTCAGAATTAGACATTTGCTGCGATCAGTGATTGGAGGGATTGGCGTTTTGCCAAAGTGGGGCGCACTGATTCTGGATGCGAAGCGCGATATGGTGCCTTGGCTTGAGGGGCAACAGATCAAATACTACATTCTCAACCCTCTAGATTCACGTTTCGTTGCTTGGGACATTGCTAGGGACATTGTGGGACCATTCCGTGCTAAACAATTTGCAGTTGGCATTATCTTTGATGAGATACCGACCAAACATAACCAAAATCAATTCTTCTACGATGTAGCAGTCATTCTTCTTGCCAATATCCTTGAGGCTCTGCACGATGCTTTCGGCATATACTGGACTTTATTAGATCTAGTGAGAATCTGTGCTAGTTCTCAAACAATGGAGAATTTTTTGAGAACGCATCATCGCAACTTTGAGAAGGTTGCAGACTACTTCAAAGCAGGCAAGAAAGACAAGAATGATGCGGTTCTTACCGTCAAATCAAGAGTAGACTTACTCGATCCGATTGCTGCAATTTGGCAGCATTGCCCTAAGATCTCTTTGACCGAAATCTTGAACGGTAACGCCGTTGGCTTGCTTGGAGTAGATGAAGAAGCCAGCGAGACAGTAGAAGTTGCAAACACCTTAATCTCCCGATTTTTAATGGGATGTCTTCAGAGCTTGCCGGACGATAAAACTCGGCGCTTCTGGCTTGTTTTAGATGAATTGCCAAAAGCAGGATCTATTCATCGGGGTCTTGAGGCAGCGATGGCGATTGGTCGCTCGAAAGGCGTTGTCGTGATTCTCGGTTTACAGGATGTTGCTCAAGGCATCGAAACGTTTGGAGAAAATGTTTTCAAGTCCATTTTTGGGCTTGCTCGGTATCACGCTTACTGCGGTCTGGATGATTCATCAGCGCAATGGGTTTCAACCCAGTATGGTCAATTTGAAGTTGAGCTACGCTCAAACAGTACCAGCCTAGGAGCAGATGGAAGCATCTCACAATCGATTAATTACTCAACGGGGCAACGCCCCTGTTTGCCCCCTCAAATGCTTTCGGACGTAAACTATCTAACCGCTCAAGGTCTTTGGGCAGTGTTCAGAGTGCCAAAACAAGGACTGCATCGTCATTTTGATTCTTGGGAATTTCTCAATCGCTTTGAGGTTATTCCAACGTCTACACCAGGCTATCTGCGCTTTGCTCATGACGATCCCCGTCTTCGAGTTCCGAAAATGACCGATGCTGAGCGCATTCGTTTATGCTATCCCCCTGCTGATAGTCAGCATGAGGTGAACTATCAACCCAGTCAGCGCAAGCGCGATCGTGCTCAGAATTCCCAGTCCAAGTCTAAAAGGCTAGGGATAGTAAAACGTCAACATGCTCCGGAGCAGTAAGTTCAGTTTCGTTTCTTACAGTGATTTATATCCCGATACGGATGTATCTAATTAGTTTGCCGTTTACTATCATCAAAGCATGTCCAAAGTCATTTCTTTTCGCGTTTCGGATCAGACCGCAAAATTAGCTTTGAAATCGTTTCAGGATCACAATCCAAACGATAATGCCAGCATTAACACTATCTTTCGTCGGCTCGCGCTTCATGCTTTAGCAACTCAGTCTCAAGAAGCGCAACTTTCAGAAATTAGACAAACGGTTGCTTCTACTCAAGCAGAGCTAGTTCAAATTCGACAATTGCTTCACTTGGTTTTGAGCGCGCTTCAGTTGCTTTGGAAAACGTTTCTCGATCGCTTTGTTGAAGTTGACGACACCGAATTTACCGAACTCACCAATCTCCTCAATTTTTTTGATGATGAAGAGGTCATTGACCATGAAATTTAAATTGTCTGCTGTCTTATTTGTAGGAATGCTTTGCCTGCTCGGACTGTCGGCTTGTCGATCAATTGGAAAAGCCCAAGAGTTACCCAAGAGCGTCATTATCGTCTCAGAAAACAAAACGGCTGATCAAGTTGAGTTGTTTAAGATTGCGATCGATGATGCTCTGAAAACGCTTACTGAAACTGATGAACTAACGCTTGGCGAAGTTAAGGGTAATGGGATCGCAAAGCGTTATTCCAACAAAGTTGTTGAGTCTGATATTCAAGACGCAATTCAAGACTTACAGCCGAGTAAATCAACTAATGAACGTGCTTTAGTTGATGCGCTTGCTTCCATTAGTCAAAAATGCCGTAACACTCGGAATACGCAGGTTCGAGCCATCGTCATCACTGAGGGTACGGCAAATCCGACGATCCTGCGACAGATGCGAGCCATTGTTGAGAAAGACTTGGTGCAGTGCCCACGGCTGGTGGTTGCTTTTGTCGGGTTATCTCCTGATCTGAGCGATGCAACAGTTAGTCCCCTTCATGCAATTTCCGATCGCGCCAAGAGCGGTCGAAAAGCTGGGCAATCAATGAGTGACTCAATTACCGCAATCCACGACACTTTGGAGTAGTATCCTATGATTTTGCGTAATATCAAGTCCGCTTTGGGTATCAAACCTTCTTATCTTATCAGCTTGGGACTTCAAGACCCAGAAGCTTTTTTGAGCGATCCCGATGTTAAACAATTGCTCGATGAACTGAGGAATTGGAACGAGAATGAACTAGTCTTCAAATTTACCCAAAACATTGCGCCGCTCTTACGACACTGCGCCGCAATGATGAAATTAATCGCGCAGCTTCGATCGGATCGTGAGGTTCTGGGTGCGTGGCGCGATCAATGTAAGATTTCAATTGGAGAACTTCCCAAGCAGGCTAAGCGAAAAAGTCAGAATCAAAGAGCCATGATTTCAGATGTAATCGGGCTGCATGACATTTTACCCTCGATAAAAGAACTTTTATCGCTGTTACTAGTTAGTATTTGGTTACTAAGTGGGACTCTGCCATTCCTTGCAGGTATTTCTTTTCGTAAGGCGCTTGACGGTGTGATTGATGGACAGCTACAACTAATTCCAAGGATTGGAATTGGACTAGTAGGTGCGATTGCGTTTGCCTTTGTTAGCAAGCGGCTCCAAGTTCTCGCATTCACCTATCTCCGTCCGAAATTCGCTTGGCTGGTGCCTTGCTTTTTAATCACAATCGAAGTCCTCCTGGTCTATCAAGGTTCGCTGCAACACTATAGCTACCTTGAGAAGAAGCAGATCACAACGCACATTGCTGCGATTGCGTTTTCAATGTTCGGCGGGATCATGAGTGCGGGGTTAGCTGCAATTACGCTGGATCGAATTAAAAAAGCGAAATCTCATTCAACGGTAACGATCGTGGAAGAAAACCTGCAATCGAATTCAACGATTCGTTCCCTAGACGATTACAAAGCTAGCGATGAAGCTCGTCAACGAATTTATCGAGCGGTGCTGAAAATTCGCGATCGTCGCTCTTCAAACAATGACTCTACACCGTCTGAGGTTGCTTCAGGACAACTCATTCCCATGAATGACTTTCTATTTTGGAAGCAGGAGCTGGCCAATACAACCAGCCAAATTGCAGAGATTTCTCGTCAGCTCAATGGAGCAATGATTGCTCTCAAGAAAGCTCAAGGTGAGGCTGCTTTGCAACTCGATTCGTTTTTCAGGCAGTATCGCTTTCTTAAACGGATGCGCCGATTCGTGTCATTCTTTAATGATCTTAAAGGCAATGCGCCCTTGCCCTAATTGCGTTCTGATTCTTTAGCTCTGCCCCGTTGTCTAATCGAGTTCCCATCTCACAGGAGTTAGGAACTCGATTGGTCTGCGGAGGAACGCTCGTTAATGAAGTGGCAATGAGCGTCCCGCAAATTGCGCTTATTGTAAAGTGGGGCTAAATGGAATCAACGCTTCAGCGATGTGAGGCGTACTTTTCATCTGGACAAACCTTCGAGGGGACTGCTTCTCTATGAGGCAATTGCTTAATAAAGAAGCAGTCCCGCGATCAAAACCATTATAGATTTCGAGCGGGATTGCTTGACTCACTCAAACAGCTTGAGCTGTTGTGGAGTAAAGGTAACATCAGCTTCAGATGCTTCCAATTTCGATGCTGCCACAGCCTCTTCCGCGATCGCATCTCCATCATTCGGTTGTTCTATTAAGCGATTCGCGCAAGTTTCCTGCTCTAACTGCCGTAGAAACAATAGCATCCGAAGTGCTGGATCAGTTCGGCACTGGTGTCTCCAGAGGGCTAA
It encodes:
- a CDS encoding type IV secretion system DNA-binding domain-containing protein, producing MNFLRSASNAIAILAILISSFVVSYLIVLFLSGNYALAQLVGFMAALVLTWWGLAAIDALKRKTRLALKPLLSVILIAMLASIIIVVAVQFFAASLLFVAVVAGWVALAMIAKSFETHATTANRRAESPNSSVTGIVQTAIRSSPIPNLLEFGWGNVLVPFLEQPHHFLFLGTTGSGKSVRIRHLLRSVIGGIGVLPKWGALILDAKRDMVPWLEGQQIKYYILNPLDSRFVAWDIARDIVGPFRAKQFAVGIIFDEIPTKHNQNQFFYDVAVILLANILEALHDAFGIYWTLLDLVRICASSQTMENFLRTHHRNFEKVADYFKAGKKDKNDAVLTVKSRVDLLDPIAAIWQHCPKISLTEILNGNAVGLLGVDEEASETVEVANTLISRFLMGCLQSLPDDKTRRFWLVLDELPKAGSIHRGLEAAMAIGRSKGVVVILGLQDVAQGIETFGENVFKSIFGLARYHAYCGLDDSSAQWVSTQYGQFEVELRSNSTSLGADGSISQSINYSTGQRPCLPPQMLSDVNYLTAQGLWAVFRVPKQGLHRHFDSWEFLNRFEVIPTSTPGYLRFAHDDPRLRVPKMTDAERIRLCYPPADSQHEVNYQPSQRKRDRAQNSQSKSKRLGIVKRQHAPEQ
- the mobF gene encoding MobF family relaxase, translated to MLTVSKLNNANYYLRQCQTSTQAFDRTQPGEPTGIWLGSAPPSLGLPEMVKAKHLRLLLDGKDIYGEKLVKDHPNRVAGWDLVFAAPKSVSLFWAIAPEDVQNQIEALHTQAMTKAITWLESQTFSRRGADGSDRQPIKLAIAAFGHSTNQDGQPHLHHHCLVPNIGLGYGFTGAIDSTTLYRYQKAAGALYRAEYAAKLESELGLAIRRTEQSFEIEPFSRAKGIHRSLMDTLSSRRVAIEQQQPKDPSGAAHIAKVTRSTNKDLRSRQEVCEQTRLLASRYGVTQKHIERLIQSGRESGWLRSRWNEWKCLREARTDVVRFQSHFSKRDLVCSLAQAAQGKGINAARILELAETVLASRYVRSLGEHRGEQRFTTHRMYKQEQSLMRSIEKIQSRSPILVRSRIIADSIQHYGLSEEQGQCLKHLCQSPSGLKVLTGLSGSGKTQVVASLSDALIRAGYRVVTVSNFPQSLSDRIQQTRSLLSSLLKEKPQHFTVGQLLWRLEQGQISLSRSSVVVIDDAHRLSLPQMSSLMAAVERSKAKLVLSGDRQVSQFSSAFQAITRSHPSIELKELHRQVQERDRAFIREIADGKTMKALKNLLERNQLTLHSSRREAIHTIVEQWAQNAPQDFRNHQIIVDSRLLAHEVNQTAQATLKRHGLLQGTPLSVGSILLHVGDRIQFQQHHRLDGICKGDTATVLKLSKLMRTAIVQLDNGARRVISLQPTQNVKLGYAVQSTQLGTRVPAQAYVLTEGVCREHTLAQISQFSARMHLHSWQTGSPILREFARSMQVERDYQLAVEIEQTRTQ